One Drosophila kikkawai strain 14028-0561.14 chromosome 3L, DkikHiC1v2, whole genome shotgun sequence genomic window carries:
- the nSMase gene encoding putative neutral sphingomyelinase, translating into MLLLELNILTLNIWGIPYVSSDRGPRIDAICKELASGKYDIVSLQEVWTQQDSERLQKGTEAVLPHTHYFHSGVMGAGLLVLSKYPILGTLFHAWSVNGYFHRIQHADWFGGKGVGLCRILVNGQMVHLYNAHLHAEYDNANDEYKTHRVIQAFDTAQFIEATRGNSVLQILAGDLNAQPQDISYKVLLYTSKMLDSCASDTFRTNECEHNSYTSPRARARNPQGIRIDHIFVRGGDQVVAEIAEYKLPFPNRVPGEKFSFSDHEAVLAKLRLSRPTVSEARTISETPAVATIEVNCQVEDEETCAVRELGAGDAQAEHDQEEGTTPEVLCNGSSTSVVSMPAARTAALHEALALCDASLLQLNTDRILYYSAATFLFVLLVLLVEFTAPVGMRTIFLLLKFIVFGVILFCVFMASIWNYMERNGVLQGKKSMEVMLHHAQKYEYFY; encoded by the exons atgctgctgctggagctgaaCATTCTGACCCTCAACATTTG GGGCATTCCGTACGTATCAAGCGATCGTGGACCCCGCATTGATGCTATTTGCAAGGAGCTAGCCAGCGGCAAATATGACATCGTCTCCCTGCAGGAGGTGTGGACGCAGCAGGATAGCGAGCGTCTGCAAAAGGGCACGGAGGCGGTGTTGCCACATACACACTACTTCCACAGCGGGGTAATGGGTGCCGGTCTGCTGGTGCTCTCCAAGTACCCCATTCTGGGCACGCTGTTCCATGCGTGGTCCGTCAATGGCTACTTCCATCGGATTCAGCATGCTGACTGGTTCGGCGGCAAGGGAGTCGGACTGTGCCGCATCCTGGTCAACGGACAGATGGTACACTTGTACAATGCCCACCTGCATGCCGAGTATGACAACGCCAACGATGAGTACAAGACGCACCGTGTGATTCAGGCCTTCGACACTGCTCAATTTATCGAGGCCACCAGGGGCAATTCTGTGCTGCAGATCCTCGCCGGCGATCTGAACGCCCAGCCGCAGGATATATCGTACAAGGTGCTGCTCTATACCTCCAAGATGCTCGATAGCTGCGCCTCGGACACCTTCCGGACGAATGAGTGCGAACACAATTCGTATACGTCGCCGCGAGCTCGGGCAAGAAATCCCCAAGGCATTCGCATCGATCACATCTTTGTGCGTGGCGGGGACCAGGTGGTTGCGGAGATTGCCGAGTACAAGCTGCCTTTTCCCAACCGTGTGCCCGGTGAAAAGTTCAGCTTCTCAGATCACGAGGCTGTGTTGGCCAAACTAAGGTTATCCCGACCAACAGTATCAGAGGCTAGAACCATTTCAGAGACTCCAGCAGTGGCCACCATTGAGGTGAACTGCCAGGTGGAGGACGAGGAAACCTGTGCAGTGCGTGAACTTGGTGCGGGCGATGCCCAGGCTGAGCATGATCAGGAGGAGGGAACAACGCCAGAGGTTCTATGCAATGGCAGCTCCACTTCCGTGGTATCAATGCCCGCCGCCCGGACGGCGGCACTCCACGAAGCCCTTGCCCTGTGCGATGCCTCATTACTCCAGCTAAACACCGATCGTATACTCTACTACAGTGCCGCCACTTTCCTGTTTGTCCTCCTGGTCCTTTTGGTTGAGTTCACGGCACCGGTGGGCATGCGCACCATCTTCCTGTTGCTCAAGTTTATAGTGTTTGGCGTCATCTTGTTCTGTGTTTTCATGGCCTCCATTTGGAACTATATGGAGCGAAATGGTGTGCTGCAGGGCAAGAAGTCGATGGAGGTGATGCTGCATCATGCCCAGAAGTATGAGTACTTCTACTAA